Proteins encoded together in one Lysobacterales bacterium window:
- a CDS encoding polysaccharide biosynthesis protein produces the protein MHLRRLIAILHPRLAVVAHDLCMIWLAWFGTNWLRWNLQIDPPVVAWFGTEHAIVLVAQTLILAWTGLYRGLWRFASLPDLWNIARASVLGALAIALGLFFLDRLEGTPRSVLLMYPIALMLLLGTPRMAYRYWKDSRYDSGGAPVKRVLVLGAGRAGETLVRDLRREGAYRVVGFLDDKSGLRGANVHGVPVLGPIEQLPQIAREVAAEMVLIAIPTASNQQMQRIVGICEQTTLPFRTVPRLEDVVEGRSNFNELKEVAIEDLLGREPVSLDWTAIRAGLASRRVLITGGGGSIGSELCRQVARLGVERLAVLELSEFNLYKVEQELRVEFPDLVIDPILGDCGDAATLERVFSRVRPEAVFHAAAFKHVPLLQQQVREAVRNNLLATQALALAADRHGVHNFVLISTDKAVNPSSVMGATKRAAEIFCQSLAQQSNTHFITVRFGNVLDSAGSVVPLFRDQIHRGGPVTVTHPEISRYFMTIPEACQLILQAAVLGRGGEIFALDMGEPVRIRYLADQMILLAGKVPERDIQIVYTGLRAGEKLFEELFHEQENHESTGHPKIFLSQPRMVPFTELTPCLHKLDAAARRFDEDEVLRLLQSLVPEFDQLRTERDADIVSIHKAVS, from the coding sequence ATGCACTTGCGTCGACTGATCGCCATCCTCCATCCGCGCCTCGCCGTGGTCGCACATGACCTGTGCATGATCTGGCTGGCCTGGTTCGGCACCAACTGGTTGCGCTGGAACCTGCAAATCGATCCGCCGGTTGTCGCCTGGTTCGGCACCGAGCACGCGATCGTGCTGGTCGCGCAGACCCTGATCCTGGCCTGGACCGGCCTGTATCGCGGGCTGTGGCGCTTCGCCAGCCTGCCTGACCTGTGGAACATCGCGCGTGCCTCGGTGCTCGGCGCGCTGGCGATCGCGCTCGGTCTGTTCTTCCTCGATCGGCTCGAGGGCACGCCGCGCTCGGTGCTGCTGATGTATCCGATCGCGCTGATGCTGCTGCTCGGCACGCCGCGCATGGCGTATCGCTACTGGAAGGACAGTCGCTATGACAGCGGTGGCGCCCCGGTCAAGCGCGTGCTGGTGCTCGGTGCCGGACGCGCCGGCGAGACCCTGGTGCGCGACCTGCGTCGCGAGGGCGCGTACCGTGTAGTCGGTTTCCTCGACGACAAGTCGGGTCTGCGCGGTGCCAATGTGCATGGGGTGCCAGTGCTCGGCCCGATCGAGCAGTTGCCGCAGATCGCGCGCGAGGTCGCAGCGGAAATGGTGCTGATCGCGATCCCGACCGCGAGCAACCAGCAGATGCAGCGCATCGTCGGCATCTGCGAGCAGACCACGCTGCCGTTTCGCACCGTGCCGCGACTGGAGGACGTGGTCGAAGGCCGATCCAACTTCAACGAACTCAAGGAAGTCGCGATCGAGGACCTGCTCGGGCGCGAACCGGTGTCACTGGACTGGACCGCGATCCGCGCCGGGCTCGCCTCGCGGCGCGTGCTGATCACCGGTGGTGGCGGCTCGATCGGCTCCGAACTCTGCCGTCAGGTCGCTCGTCTCGGTGTCGAACGCCTGGCCGTGCTCGAACTGTCCGAGTTCAACTTGTACAAGGTCGAGCAGGAACTGCGCGTCGAATTTCCAGACCTGGTGATCGATCCCATCCTGGGAGACTGTGGCGACGCCGCGACACTCGAGCGCGTGTTCAGCCGCGTTCGGCCCGAGGCGGTATTCCATGCTGCGGCGTTCAAGCACGTGCCGTTGTTGCAGCAGCAGGTGCGCGAAGCGGTGCGCAACAACCTGCTGGCGACGCAGGCGCTGGCGCTGGCGGCGGATCGGCATGGCGTGCACAACTTCGTGCTGATTTCGACCGACAAGGCGGTGAATCCGTCGAGCGTGATGGGCGCGACCAAGCGCGCCGCGGAGATTTTCTGCCAGAGCCTGGCGCAGCAGTCGAATACGCACTTCATCACCGTTCGTTTCGGCAACGTGCTCGATTCCGCCGGCAGCGTGGTGCCGCTGTTTCGCGACCAGATCCACCGCGGCGGCCCGGTCACCGTCACGCATCCGGAAATCTCGCGCTACTTCATGACCATCCCCGAAGCTTGCCAGCTGATCCTGCAGGCGGCGGTACTCGGTCGCGGCGGCGAAATCTTCGCGCTCGACATGGGTGAGCCGGTGCGCATCCGCTATCTCGCCGACCAGATGATCCTGCTCGCCGGCAAGGTGCCGGAGCGCGACATCCAGATCGTCTACACCGGCCTGCGGGCCGGCGAAAAGCTGTTCGAGGAGCTGTTCCATGAGCAGGAGAACCACGAAAGCACCGGCCATCCGAAGATTTTCCTGTCGCAGCCGCGCATGGTGCCGTTTACCGAGCTGACGCCTTGCCTGCACAAGCTTGATGCCGCGGCGCGACGCTTCGATGAAGACGAAGTGCTGCGCCTGTTGCAGTCGCTGGTGCCGGAGTTCGACCAGCTGCGCACCGAGCGCGACGCAGACATCGTCTCGATCCACAAGGCGGTCTCCTGA
- the galU gene encoding UTP--glucose-1-phosphate uridylyltransferase GalU — protein sequence MRIRKAVFPVAGLGTRFLPASKVVPKEMLPLIDRPLIQYAVEEAVEAGCDTLVFITNRYKHAIADYFDKAYELEAKLEAAGKHELLEMVRDILPRHVQTVFVTQHEALGLGHAVLCARAIVGDEPFAVLLPDDMIWNRGRGALHQMADIAERDGASVIAVEDVPRQHTHRYGIVSAERVDDHLARVRGVIEKPRPDVAPSTLAIVGRYILSPKIFELLETTRAGSGGEIQLTDAIAALLVNDPVLAYRFIGRRFDCGNRLGMVQATVHLALEDPELHNAVVAMMRERLALEAN from the coding sequence ATGCGAATCCGCAAAGCCGTGTTCCCGGTGGCCGGGCTTGGCACCCGGTTCCTGCCCGCCAGCAAGGTGGTGCCCAAGGAGATGCTGCCACTGATCGACCGGCCACTGATCCAGTACGCGGTCGAGGAAGCGGTCGAGGCCGGCTGCGACACCCTGGTGTTCATCACCAATCGCTACAAGCACGCGATCGCCGATTACTTCGACAAGGCCTACGAACTCGAAGCCAAGCTCGAAGCCGCCGGCAAGCACGAGTTGCTGGAGATGGTGCGCGACATCCTGCCGCGCCATGTGCAGACGGTGTTTGTGACCCAGCACGAGGCCCTCGGTCTCGGTCATGCCGTGCTCTGCGCGCGCGCGATCGTCGGCGACGAACCCTTCGCGGTGCTGTTGCCCGACGACATGATCTGGAACCGCGGTCGCGGCGCACTGCACCAGATGGCCGACATCGCCGAGCGCGATGGCGCCAGCGTGATCGCGGTCGAAGACGTCCCGCGCCAACACACCCACCGCTACGGCATCGTCTCGGCCGAGCGTGTCGACGACCACCTGGCGCGCGTGCGCGGCGTGATCGAAAAGCCGAGGCCCGATGTCGCGCCATCCACGCTCGCCATCGTCGGCCGCTACATCCTGTCGCCGAAGATCTTCGAGCTGCTGGAGACGACCCGCGCCGGCAGTGGCGGCGAGATCCAGCTGACCGACGCGATCGCTGCGCTGCTGGTCAACGACCCGGTGCTGGCGTATCGCTTCATCGGGCGCCGTTTCGACTGCGGCAACCGTCTCGGCATGGTCCAGGCGACCGTGCACCTGGCGCTGGAAGATCCCGAACTGCACAACGCCGTGGTCGCGATGATGCGCGAACGGCTCGCGCTCGAAGCGAACTGA